In a genomic window of Phragmites australis chromosome 14, lpPhrAust1.1, whole genome shotgun sequence:
- the LOC133891080 gene encoding prohibitin-2, mitochondrial-like, whose translation MNVKGGGRIPVPPAGAGALAKVALLGGAAVYAAMNSLYNVEGGHRAIVFNRIEGIKDKVYPEGTHFMIPWFERPIIYDVRARPNLVESTSGSRDLQMVKIGLRVLTRPMPEKLPTIYRTLGENFNERVLPSIIHETLKAVVAQYNASQLITQRETVSREIRKILTERARFFNIALDDVSITSLSFGKEFTHAIEAKQVAAQEAERAKFIVEKAEQDKRSAIIRAQGEAKSAELIGQAIANNPAFLALRQIEAAREISHTISSAANKVFLDSNDLLLNLQKLSVLNKQKK comes from the exons ATGAACGTGAAGGGCGGCGGCCGGATTCCGGTCCCGCCGGCGGGGGCCGGCGCGTTGGCCAAGGTGGCGCTGCTAGGCGGCGCAGCCGTGTACGCTGCCATGAACAGCCTCTACAACGTCGAGGGTGGGCACCGCGCCATCGTCTTCAACCGCATCGAGGGCATCAAGGACAAG GTATACCCAGAAGGGACTCACTTTATGATTCCGTGGTTTGAACGTCCAATCATTTATGATGTCCGTGCTCGCCCGAATCTTGTCGAGAGTACTTCTGGAAGCAGGGATCTTCAGATG GTGAAAATTGGTCTCCGTGTCCTCACAAGGCCTATGCCAGAGAAGCTACCAACTATCTACAGGACTCTGGGGGAGAACTTCAATGAGAGAGTTTTGCCTTCGATCATTCATGAAACACTGAAAGCTGTTGTCGCTCAATACAATGCTAGTCAGCTAATCACACAGAGAGAG ACTGTGAGTAGGGAGATAAGGAAGATACTGACCGAGAGGGCCAGATTCTTCAACATTGCCCTTGATGATGTCTCCATTACAAGCCTGAGCTTTGGGAAGGAGTTTACTCATGCCATTGAAGCCAAACAGGTTGCTGCACAAGAAGCTGAGCGTGCAAAGTTCATTGTTGAGAAAGCTGAGCAAGATAAGAGAAGTGCAATTATTAGGGCACAG GGTGAGGCTAAGAGTGCAGAGCTGATTGGTCAAGCCATCGCAAACAACCCTGCTTTCCTTGCCCTCAGGCAGATTGAAGCTGCGAGGGAGATCTCTCATACGATCTCGTCCGCAGCCAACAAGGTCTTCTTGGACTCCAACGATCTGCTCCTCAACCTCCAGAAGCTGTCGGTGTTGAACAAGCAGAAGAAATGA